TTCAATATCATAATTGCTctagtgaataactaaataaaatagatggatgggagataggaaagaaaggtactaatcataacataaataaaatagctatctttcagaggttcactaaaaactgttggcgggtctctttgtatgtgttgtccggaaagaggaggacttaatgattattcgttcgccggaaccagaagtgaaaattgttgtagatagggatcccataaaaacgtctttcgaggaatgggccagacccggccatttctcaagaacaatagctaagggccctgatactaccacttggatctggaacctacatgctgatgctcacgatttcgatagtcataccagtgatttggaggagatctctcgaaaagtatttagtgctcattttggtcaactctccattatctttctttggctgagtggcatgtacttccatggcgctcgtttttccaattatgaagcatggctaagtgatcctactcacattgcacccagtgcccaggtagtttggccaatagtaggtcaagaaatattgaatggtgatgtgggtggaggtttccgaggaatacaaataacctccgggttttttcagatttggcgagcatctggaataactagtgaattacaactctattgtaccgccattggcgcattggtctttgcatcgttaatgctttttgctggttggttccattatcacaaagccgcccccaaattggcttggttccaagatgtagaatctatgttaaatcaccacttagcggggttactaggacttgggtctctttcttgggcgggacaccaaatccatgtatctttaccgattaaccaatttctcgacgctggagttgatcctaaagagataccgcttcctcatgaatttatcttgaatcgggaccttttggctcaactttatcccagttttgccgagggagcaaccccctttttcaccttgaattggtcaaaatacgcggaatttcttacttttcgcggaggattggacccaataacaggtggtctatggctgaccgatattgcacaccatcatttagctattgcaattcttttcctgatcgctggtcatatgtatagaacCAACTGGGGCATTGGTCATAGCATTAAAGACATTTTAGAGGCTCATAAAGGTCCATTTACAGGCCAGGGCCATAAAGGACTCTATGAAATCCTAACAACGTCGTGGCATGCTCAATTATCTCTTAACCTGGCTATGTTAGGCTCTTTAACCATTATTGTAGCTCACCATATGTATTCCATGCCTCCCTATCCATACCTAGCTATTGACTATGGTACACAACTTTCGTTGTTCACACATCACATGTGGATCGGTGGGTTTCTCATAGTTGGTGCTGCTGCACATGCAGCAATTTTTATGGTAAGAGATTACGATCCAACTACTCGATACAACGATCTATTAGATCGTGTCCTTAGACACCGCGATGCAATCATATCACATCTTAACTGGGCATGTATATTTCTGGGTTTTCACAGTTTTGGCTTGTATATTCATAATGATACCATGAGCGCTTTAGGGCGTCCACAAGATATGTTTTCAGATACCGCTATACAATTACAACCCATCTTTGCTCAATGGGTACAAAACACCCATGCTTTAGCACCCGGCATAACAGCTCCTGGTGCAACAGCAAGTACCAGCTTAACTTGGGGAGGTGGTGAGTTGGTAGCAGTAGGCGGCAAAGTAGCTTTGTTACCTATTCCATTAGGAACCGCAGACTTCTTAGTCCATCATATTCATGCATTTACGATCCACGTGACTGTATTGATACTACTGAAAGGTGTTCTATTTGCTCGCAGTTCCCGTTTGATACCTGATAAAGCAAATCTTGGTTTTCGTTTTCCTTGTGATGGACCTGGAAGAGGGGGGACATGTCAAGTATCTGCCTGGGATCATGTCTTCTTAGGTCTATTCTGGATGTACAATGCGATTTCCGTAGTTATTTTCCATTTCAGTTGGAAAATGCAGTCGGATGTTTGGGGT
The Musa acuminata AAA Group cultivar baxijiao unplaced genomic scaffold, Cavendish_Baxijiao_AAA HiC_scaffold_761, whole genome shotgun sequence genome window above contains:
- the LOC135663809 gene encoding photosystem I P700 chlorophyll a apoprotein A1; the encoded protein is MIIRSPEPEVKIVVDRDPIKTSFEEWARPGHFSRTIAKGPDTTTWIWNLHADAHDFDSHTSDLEEISRKVFSAHFGQLSIIFLWLSGMYFHGARFSNYEAWLSDPTHIAPSAQVVWPIVGQEILNGDVGGGFRGIQITSGFFQIWRASGITSELQLYCTAIGALVFASLMLFAGWFHYHKAAPKLAWFQDVESMLNHHLAGLLGLGSLSWAGHQIHVSLPINQFLDAGVDPKEIPLPHEFILNRDLLAQLYPSFAEGATPFFTLNWSKYAEFLTFRGGLDPITGGLWLTDIAHHHLAIAILFLIAGHMYRTNWGIGHSIKDILEAHKGPFTGQGHKGLYEILTTSWHAQLSLNLAMLGSLTIIVAHHMYSMPPYPYLAIDYGTQLSLFTHHMWIGGFLIVGAAAHAAIFMVRDYDPTTRYNDLLDRVLRHRDAIISHLNWACIFLGFHSFGLYIHNDTMSALGRPQDMFSDTAIQLQPIFAQWVQNTHALAPGITAPGATASTSLTWGGGELVAVGGKVALLPIPLGTADFLVHHIHAFTIHVTVLILLKGVLFARSSRLIPDKANLGFRFPCDGPGRGGTCQVSAWDHVFLGLFWMYNAISVVIFHFSWKMQSDVWGTISDQGVVTHITGGNFAQSSITINGWLRDFLWAQASQVIQSYGSSLSAYGLFFLGAHFVWAFSLMFLFSGRGYWQELIESIVWAHNKLKVAPATQPRALSIVQGRAVGVTHYLLGGIATTWAFFLARIIAVG